One Phaseolus vulgaris cultivar G19833 chromosome 2, P. vulgaris v2.0, whole genome shotgun sequence DNA window includes the following coding sequences:
- the LOC137809908 gene encoding uncharacterized protein has protein sequence MSVIGENNTDGRFTITTGNSTDATINVIGRNNTDGTTSVIGCIILIVTSVLFVIGGNNTDGSINVICWNNTDDTISVIGGNNTDGTFTIITGNNTDGTINVIGRNNTDGTTSVIGGNNTYCPINVIVGIILMVPSVLLVGIILIVPSVSVIGGNNTDGTISVIGGNNTDGTISVNGGNNTDDTMSVIGENNTDGRFTITTGNSTDATISVIGRNNTDGTTSVIGCNNTDCPISVIVGIILMVPSVLLEGIILIVPSVVIGGNNIDGSINVICWNNTDDTISVIGGNNTDGTFTIISGNNTDVLLVGIILIVPSVVICGNNIDGTISVIGGNNSDGTISVICGKNIDVLLVGNNTDGTFTIIAENNIDGTISVIGRNNIDGTTSVIGGNTISVYWWQ, from the exons atgagtgttattggtgagaataatactgatggtagaTTCACAATTACTACTGGGAATAGTACTGATGCTACTATCAATGTTATTGGTagaaataatactgatggtaccaccaGTGTTATTGGTTGCATAATACTGATTGTCACATCAGTGTTATT tgttattggtgggaataatactgatggtagcATCAATGTTATTTGTtggaataatactgatgataccatcagtgttattggtgggaataatactgatggtacatTCACAATTATTactgggaataatactgatggtactatCAATGTTATAGGTagaaataatactgatggtaccaccagtgttattggtggcaataatacttaTTGTCCCATCAATGTTATTgtgggaataatattgatggtaccgtCAGTGTTATTGGTTGGAATCatactgattgtaccatcagt cagtgttattggtgggaataatactgatggtaccatcagtgttattggtgggaataatactgatggaaccatcagtgttaatggtgggaataatactgatgataccatgagtgttattggtgagaataatactgatggtagaTTCACAATTACTACTGGGAATAGTACTGATGCTactatcagtgttattggtagaaataatactgatggtaccactAGTGTTATTGGTTGCAATAATACTGATTGTCCCATTAGTGTTATTgtgggaataatattgatggtaccatcagtgttattggagGGAATCATACTaattgtaccatcagt tgttattggtgggaataatattgatggtagcATCAATGTTATTTGTtggaataatactgatgataccatcagtgttattggtgggaataatactgatggtacatTCACAATTATtagtgggaataatactgatg tgttattggttgGAATCatactgattgtaccatcagttgttatttgtgggaataatattgatggtactatcagcgttattggtgggaataatagtgatggtaccatcagtgttatttgtgggaaaaatattgatg tgttattggtggggaATAATACTGACGGTACATTCACTATTATTGCTgagaataatattgatggtactatcagtgttattggtagaaataatattgatggtaccaccagtgttattggtggcaataccATCAGTgtttattggtggcaataa